One region of Corvus moneduloides isolate bCorMon1 chromosome 1, bCorMon1.pri, whole genome shotgun sequence genomic DNA includes:
- the PRR15 gene encoding proline-rich protein 15 yields MADSAAATAAPRAGVKSSAGPWWKSLTSKKKHKEAAVAPPHPAASETPTDPPSPDGREEQPPPFGSGDAAGTGVGSRRSLRVSHSGRFKERRKVRTSLLADSPEVFDGGGAPNHAAQGAE; encoded by the coding sequence ATGGCGGACAGCGCCGCGGCCACCGCCGCTCCTCGGGCCGGCGTGAAGAGCTCGGCGGGGCCCTGGTGGAAATCGCTGACCAGTAAGAAGAAGCACAAGGAAGCGGCGGTAGCCCCTCCGCACCCCGCCGCCAGCGAGACCCCCACCgacccccccagccccgacGGCCGGGAGGAGCAGCCCCCTCCTTTCGGCAGCGGCGATGCCGCGGGAACGGGAGTCGGCAGCCGGCGGAGCCTCCGAGTGTCGCACTCGGGCCGCTTCAAGGAGCGGCGGAAGGTGCGCACCTCGCTGCTGGCCGACAGCCCCGAGGTCTTCGACGGCGGCGGCGCACCAAACCATGCCGCCCAAGGGGCCGAGTAG